Proteins co-encoded in one Chloroflexota bacterium genomic window:
- a CDS encoding ion transporter, with product MQTLDKVIRRVAGAPAFERFIFAVIVANGLLLGLETYPYVVDRLGVWIEIGHWSALAIFIVEFFIKVLALRPRPVRYFQDPWNIIDFCVIVIALIPLVGDIALLGRLVRLFRMLRLVTTSARLRVIVGTLIRAVPSVFFIVVLLSIIGYMYAVAGYHFFHAHDPFHWGSLAKSALTLFRVITFEGWTTIMDTAMEHSPFAWVYFVSFIVISGFVAVNLFVAAIINEWDEAERIRARELESELPYDAVIAEMRATQEALRRLEQKLEGEVERRREG from the coding sequence ATGCAAACACTGGACAAGGTAATCCGGCGCGTGGCCGGAGCCCCGGCGTTCGAACGATTCATATTCGCCGTTATCGTGGCCAACGGCCTGCTGCTGGGACTTGAAACCTACCCCTACGTAGTCGACCGGCTGGGGGTATGGATCGAGATCGGGCACTGGTCGGCGCTGGCGATTTTCATCGTCGAGTTCTTCATCAAGGTCCTCGCCCTGCGTCCCAGGCCGGTGCGCTATTTCCAGGACCCGTGGAACATCATTGATTTCTGCGTGATCGTGATCGCGCTGATCCCGCTGGTGGGCGATATCGCGCTCCTGGGCCGACTGGTGCGCCTGTTCCGGATGCTGCGATTGGTCACGACCAGCGCGCGGTTGCGCGTGATCGTGGGAACCCTCATCCGCGCCGTGCCCAGCGTGTTCTTCATAGTCGTGCTGCTGAGCATCATCGGCTACATGTACGCCGTCGCTGGCTACCACTTCTTCCACGCCCACGATCCTTTCCACTGGGGCAGTCTGGCGAAATCGGCGCTGACCTTGTTCAGGGTCATCACTTTCGAGGGGTGGACAACGATCATGGACACCGCAATGGAGCACAGCCCGTTTGCCTGGGTCTATTTCGTCAGCTTTATCGTCATAAGCGGATTCGTTGCCGTAAACCTTTTCGTCGCCGCCATCATCAACGAGTGGGATGAAGCCGAGCGTATCCGCGCTCGCGAACTGGAATCGGAATTGCCGTACGATGCGGTGATCGCCGAAATGCGGGCAACCCAGGAAGCGCTGCGCCGGCTCGAGCAAAAGCTCGAGGGCGAAGTCGAACGCCGCCGCGAAGGTTAG